One Lactobacillus sp. ESL0785 DNA window includes the following coding sequences:
- the lysS gene encoding lysine--tRNA ligase → MAKTEMNDQLIVRRQKMEELRENGIEPFGMRKFDRQDLAKTLNEKYHADDKDELNNDMPKTKVAGRMLAKRGKGKVGFADLYDRTGKIQIYVRKDIVGEDNYKIFKKSDIGDFLGIDGEVMKTDTGELTIRATHVTFLSKALRPLPDKYHGLKDVEQIYRQRYLDLITNRESYQRFVNRTKIIQAIRDFLNKKDFLEVETPVLHNIPGGAEARPFITHHNALDIDLYMRIALELPLKRLIVGDMERVYEIGRVFRNEGLDTHHNPEFTELETYAAYWDFHDVMDEAEGIIRAAAEVVSKDGKVTYQGTNIDLGKPYRRVHMVDLIKEKTGVDFWQKMSVEEATKIAEDHDIKVESFWKVGHIINAFFEKYCEETIVDPTFVYGHPVEISPLAKKNAEDPRFTDRFEIYIMGEEYGNAFSELNDPDDQRERFEAQMAEREAGNDEADMIDEDYLRAMEYGMPPTGGLGIGIDRLVMLLTDAPAIRDVLLFPTMRPEKVEDIDREVQADLKKKAKK, encoded by the coding sequence TTGGCAAAAACTGAAATGAATGATCAATTAATCGTTCGGCGCCAAAAGATGGAAGAATTACGTGAAAACGGAATAGAACCATTTGGCATGAGAAAATTTGATCGGCAAGATTTGGCGAAGACGTTAAATGAAAAGTATCACGCTGATGATAAAGATGAATTGAATAATGATATGCCGAAGACTAAGGTAGCTGGCAGAATGCTTGCTAAACGTGGTAAGGGCAAAGTAGGCTTTGCTGACCTTTATGATCGTACTGGCAAAATTCAAATTTACGTTCGTAAAGATATTGTTGGCGAAGATAATTACAAAATTTTTAAAAAGTCTGATATTGGTGACTTTTTAGGAATTGACGGCGAAGTAATGAAGACCGATACTGGTGAATTAACCATTCGGGCAACGCACGTTACCTTTTTGTCAAAAGCTTTGCGGCCGCTGCCTGATAAGTATCATGGTTTAAAGGATGTTGAACAAATTTACCGGCAACGTTACTTAGACCTGATTACTAATCGTGAGAGTTATCAGCGTTTTGTTAACCGGACCAAGATTATCCAAGCAATCCGTGACTTCTTAAATAAGAAAGACTTCTTGGAAGTTGAAACACCAGTTTTGCACAATATTCCTGGTGGTGCAGAAGCGCGCCCATTTATTACGCATCATAATGCTTTGGATATTGACTTATACATGCGGATTGCGCTGGAATTGCCACTTAAGCGGTTGATTGTTGGTGATATGGAACGAGTTTATGAAATTGGTCGGGTTTTTAGAAATGAAGGCTTAGACACGCACCATAACCCTGAATTTACTGAATTGGAAACTTATGCTGCATACTGGGACTTCCACGATGTTATGGATGAAGCAGAAGGAATTATTCGAGCTGCTGCTGAAGTTGTTTCTAAAGATGGGAAGGTTACTTATCAAGGAACAAATATTGATCTAGGTAAGCCATATCGCCGTGTTCACATGGTTGATTTAATTAAAGAAAAGACTGGCGTTGACTTCTGGCAAAAGATGAGTGTTGAAGAAGCAACTAAGATTGCTGAAGATCACGATATTAAGGTAGAAAGTTTTTGGAAAGTTGGTCACATTATTAATGCTTTCTTTGAAAAGTATTGTGAAGAAACCATTGTTGATCCAACCTTTGTCTATGGTCATCCTGTTGAAATTTCACCTTTGGCCAAGAAAAATGCCGAAGATCCGCGTTTTACTGACCGGTTTGAAATTTACATCATGGGCGAAGAATATGGTAATGCCTTTTCAGAATTAAATGATCCAGATGACCAGCGTGAACGGTTTGAAGCCCAAATGGCTGAACGTGAAGCTGGTAATGATGAGGCTGATATGATTGATGAAGACTACCTGCGCGCAATGGAATACGGGATGCCGCCAACAGGTGGACTTGGGATCGGTATTGATCGATTAGTTATGCTGCTGACAGATGCTCCAGCAATTAGGGATGTTTTGCTCTTCCCAACTATGCGTCCAGAAAAGGTTGAGGATATAGATCGTGAAGTACAAGCAGATTTAAAGAAAAAAGCTAAAAAATAA
- the dusB gene encoding tRNA dihydrouridine synthase DusB gives MDNSWKIRDLTIPNRVVVAPMAGVSNSAFRMICKEFGAGMVVCEMISDHGIIYRNKKTMSMMKVDPREHPMSIQIFGGTEETLLEAAQYIDQHTDADIIDINMGCPVPKITKTDAGSKWLLDANKIYQMVHAVVQNVSKPVSVKMRIGWDRKHIFAVENALAAQEAGASMIAMHGRTRKQMYQGHADWETLHDVAQVLDVPFVANGDITTPELAEKALKEIGSTAVMVGRAALGNPWILKDMTHYLETGEHLKPQTVREKVATAEHQLQALVDLKGEKIAVPEFRQQAAYYLKGVPRSARTRAKINEVWTAQEVYDLLDNFVDDYEKRQAQKTARRLETI, from the coding sequence GTGGATAATAGTTGGAAGATTCGCGATCTTACTATTCCTAATCGCGTTGTGGTCGCACCGATGGCTGGAGTTTCAAATTCGGCTTTTCGGATGATTTGTAAAGAATTCGGCGCTGGAATGGTTGTTTGTGAGATGATTTCTGATCATGGAATCATTTACCGTAATAAAAAAACAATGTCAATGATGAAAGTTGATCCGCGTGAGCACCCGATGAGTATTCAGATTTTTGGGGGAACTGAAGAAACACTACTTGAGGCAGCACAATATATTGATCAGCATACAGATGCTGATATTATTGATATTAATATGGGCTGTCCGGTACCGAAAATCACAAAAACGGATGCTGGTTCTAAGTGGCTGCTTGATGCCAATAAGATTTATCAAATGGTACATGCAGTTGTGCAAAATGTTTCTAAACCAGTGAGCGTTAAAATGCGGATTGGTTGGGATCGCAAGCATATTTTTGCGGTTGAAAATGCTCTGGCTGCACAGGAAGCTGGCGCCAGTATGATTGCGATGCACGGTAGAACACGTAAGCAAATGTATCAAGGCCATGCTGATTGGGAAACTCTGCATGATGTTGCGCAAGTACTTGACGTGCCGTTTGTGGCTAATGGCGATATTACAACGCCAGAATTAGCAGAAAAGGCATTAAAGGAAATTGGTTCAACAGCTGTAATGGTTGGCCGTGCTGCTCTGGGTAATCCGTGGATTTTAAAAGACATGACGCATTATTTAGAAACTGGCGAGCATTTAAAACCGCAGACGGTCCGAGAAAAAGTGGCAACAGCGGAGCACCAATTACAGGCTTTAGTTGATCTTAAGGGTGAAAAAATTGCGGTGCCAGAATTTCGTCAGCAAGCTGCTTATTATTTAAAGGGCGTGCCCCGTTCAGCTAGAACACGTGCTAAAATAAATGAAGTCTGGACAGCACAAGAAGTTTATGACTTGCTTGATAACTTTGTTGATGATTATGAAAAACGTCAGGCACAAAAGACTGCTCGACGGCTTGAAACTATATAG
- a CDS encoding histidine phosphatase family protein codes for MLNIYIVRHGETDTNKTGAINGSATNLPLNETGIKQVEALRDSFDINKIDAVYASPLLRAQQTAEILDRGQHQIITDDRLQEMNYGNWDGKDTRELQARYPQVFDELGYFKDNYSDFCTGESYQHLAARLMDFWHDLVTKHENEAVLLVFHGTASRSMVQNILGIADIALVGEMQNAGVINFTVDDQSKKAYLRYYNRVAPDKFFLEK; via the coding sequence ATGTTAAATATTTATATCGTGCGCCATGGTGAAACCGATACAAACAAAACCGGAGCTATTAATGGGTCAGCGACTAACCTACCTTTGAATGAAACCGGGATTAAGCAGGTTGAAGCTTTACGTGATAGCTTTGACATTAATAAAATTGACGCTGTATATGCTAGCCCCTTACTTCGTGCTCAACAGACAGCAGAAATTTTAGATCGTGGTCAGCACCAAATTATTACCGATGATCGCTTACAAGAAATGAATTATGGTAATTGGGACGGCAAAGATACGCGGGAGTTGCAGGCTCGGTATCCACAAGTATTTGATGAATTAGGCTATTTTAAGGATAATTATAGTGATTTTTGTACTGGTGAAAGTTATCAGCACTTAGCTGCCCGTTTAATGGACTTTTGGCATGATCTGGTTACTAAACATGAAAATGAAGCTGTCCTATTGGTCTTTCACGGAACAGCTTCACGCTCGATGGTACAAAATATTTTGGGCATTGCAGATATTGCACTAGTTGGTGAGATGCAGAATGCTGGGGTAATTAATTTTACAGTTGATGATCAGAGTAAGAAGGCCTATTTGCGCTATTATAATCGTGTTGCACCTGACAAGTTCTTTCTTGAAAAATAA
- a CDS encoding DUF2568 domain-containing protein — MNFIKEITIGCRFLLECATIIGIFSGVFIKRDFSSKIIFALIAIIIYLVWARYGAPHSSHALTSYAKLILEVIIYATGCICWIIIFGKYTGSIYSALAVIDLVLMYLLQIEQL; from the coding sequence ATGAATTTTATTAAGGAAATTACCATTGGCTGTCGGTTTTTATTAGAATGTGCTACCATAATTGGTATCTTCAGCGGTGTGTTTATTAAGCGAGATTTTTCAAGCAAAATAATTTTTGCCCTAATCGCGATCATTATTTACTTAGTCTGGGCGCGATATGGTGCGCCGCATTCATCTCATGCTCTCACCAGTTATGCCAAACTAATATTAGAAGTTATTATTTACGCTACCGGCTGCATTTGCTGGATAATCATCTTTGGTAAATACACTGGTAGCATCTATTCGGCACTTGCTGTAATTGATTTAGTTTTGATGTACCTACTCCAAATTGAACAGCTCTAA
- the hslO gene encoding Hsp33 family molecular chaperone HslO, with the protein MSDYLIKAIDKTKNLRLLTVTAQDLVQEAQTRHDTWSASSAVLGRTLVAGVLLAGAELTDKEELTVRLLGNGPVGPTVVTAQSDLTVKGYIKNPHIALPPRKDGHIDVKKAVGQGWLEVTKDLGLKEPYTGQVPIVSGEIAEDVAYYLTKSEQIPSAVGLSVFVNPNNTIGEAGGFMLQALPGASESLITKTIKHIDDLPALSTSFLAGMTPEDLARKILGTDCKILEKDPVAYQCDCSKEKYAKILATLKVDQLMQMINEDHGAELTCSFCGNKYHYTEAELKAILAKKKANKEY; encoded by the coding sequence ATGAGTGATTATTTAATTAAAGCAATTGATAAAACAAAAAATTTACGCTTATTAACGGTAACGGCACAAGATTTGGTACAAGAAGCACAAACTCGGCATGATACTTGGTCAGCCTCTTCAGCTGTATTGGGACGGACATTAGTGGCTGGGGTACTTTTAGCCGGTGCAGAGTTGACAGATAAAGAAGAATTAACGGTCAGACTTCTTGGTAATGGCCCAGTTGGTCCAACGGTTGTCACTGCGCAATCAGACTTGACCGTTAAGGGATATATCAAAAACCCACACATTGCTTTACCGCCGCGTAAAGATGGCCACATTGATGTTAAAAAAGCAGTTGGTCAAGGCTGGCTTGAAGTAACGAAAGATTTGGGCCTTAAAGAACCTTATACAGGCCAGGTGCCAATTGTTTCAGGCGAAATTGCTGAGGATGTGGCCTACTATCTTACTAAGTCGGAACAAATTCCATCAGCTGTTGGTTTGTCAGTCTTTGTTAATCCCAACAACACGATTGGTGAAGCTGGTGGTTTTATGCTGCAAGCCTTACCAGGAGCAAGTGAAAGTTTGATTACTAAGACAATTAAACATATTGATGATTTACCGGCATTGTCAACCTCGTTTTTAGCGGGTATGACACCAGAGGATTTGGCACGCAAGATTTTGGGAACAGACTGTAAAATATTGGAAAAAGATCCCGTTGCTTATCAATGTGACTGCTCTAAAGAAAAGTATGCGAAAATTTTGGCAACTCTGAAGGTTGATCAACTAATGCAAATGATTAATGAAGATCATGGTGCGGAATTAACTTGCAGCTTTTGCGGTAACAAGTATCACTATACTGAAGCTGAATTAAAAGCAATTTTAGCTAAGAAAAAAGCAAACAAGGAATATTAA
- the ftsH gene encoding ATP-dependent zinc metalloprotease FtsH: MKNNRNRLFSNALFYIVAFLLLLGGINWALGGSDNSGGSENISYSEFVKDLRQGKVKNFNVQPANGVYTVSGSYKDAQGSKNQSKNSFDFFSGNSGGKVTRFSTTMLQNDSSVANVQELAQKSDTKMTTQGESQSGNWISTIVMLVPTILFIVMLWMMISQTGGRGGSGSGGIMNFGRSHVKPEDPKKNKIRFSDVAGEEEEKQELVEVVEFLKNPAKFTKLGAKIPSGVLLEGPPGTGKTLLARAVAGEANVPFFSISGSDFVEMFVGVGASRVRDLFTNAKKNAPSIIFIDEIDAIGRQRGSNAGGGGNDEREQTLNQLLVEMDGFEGNEGVIVIAATNRSDVLDPALMRPGRFDRKILVGSPDVRGREAILRVHAKNMPLAADVDLKEIARQTPGFVGADLANLLNEAALLAARRNGTEITAQDLDEAEDRVIAGPAKKNSMISKKERERVAFHEAGHSICGLVLSDSRTVRKVTIVPHGRTGGYNLMLPKDDQFLLTKKQLMEQIVGLMGGRAGEEVVVGDQSTGASNDFEQATQIAHSMVVNYGMTDSLGMVELEKEGQTDPYGFKSYSEATSAKIDEAVKKLLDEAHAKAVEIVKNNREKHRIIAEALLKYETLDEKQIMSLYTTGKMPEKMPEYPSESKALTYEEAKAAAEKKENHQAITADSEEKQDEDAKHAHAEEEAQTPMKKNEEVEEHNPENPEKTHEADSDSANKENDHSSDDQQD; the protein is encoded by the coding sequence ATGAAGAATAACCGGAATCGGCTGTTTTCGAACGCCTTATTCTATATAGTTGCTTTTCTTCTTCTGTTAGGAGGAATCAACTGGGCTTTGGGCGGCTCCGATAATTCTGGCGGCAGTGAAAATATTAGCTATTCAGAATTTGTTAAAGATTTGCGTCAAGGCAAAGTTAAAAACTTTAATGTTCAGCCTGCTAATGGTGTTTATACCGTTTCAGGTAGTTATAAAGATGCACAGGGAAGTAAGAACCAATCTAAAAATAGTTTTGACTTCTTCAGTGGTAATTCGGGTGGTAAAGTCACGCGTTTTTCTACGACAATGTTGCAAAATGATTCAAGTGTCGCCAATGTGCAAGAATTAGCACAAAAGAGCGATACGAAAATGACCACTCAGGGAGAATCACAGTCAGGTAACTGGATTTCTACAATCGTCATGCTGGTACCGACAATTCTCTTTATTGTCATGTTGTGGATGATGATTAGCCAGACTGGTGGTCGTGGCGGCTCTGGTAGCGGCGGCATTATGAACTTTGGCCGTTCGCACGTTAAGCCTGAAGATCCAAAGAAAAATAAAATTCGGTTCTCTGACGTTGCCGGTGAAGAAGAAGAGAAACAGGAATTAGTTGAAGTAGTTGAATTCTTAAAGAATCCGGCTAAGTTTACTAAGTTAGGAGCTAAAATACCGTCAGGTGTATTGCTTGAAGGTCCTCCGGGTACTGGTAAGACCTTATTGGCACGAGCAGTTGCTGGTGAAGCCAATGTTCCGTTTTTCTCAATTTCTGGTTCAGATTTTGTGGAAATGTTTGTCGGTGTTGGTGCTAGCCGTGTGCGGGATTTATTTACAAATGCTAAGAAAAATGCGCCAAGTATTATCTTTATTGATGAAATTGATGCGATTGGTCGCCAGCGTGGTAGTAACGCTGGTGGCGGTGGTAACGATGAGCGTGAGCAGACATTGAACCAATTATTGGTTGAAATGGACGGCTTTGAAGGCAATGAAGGTGTAATCGTAATTGCTGCGACTAACCGTTCTGATGTGCTTGATCCAGCTTTAATGCGTCCTGGTCGATTTGATCGGAAAATATTGGTTGGCTCACCTGATGTTCGTGGTCGTGAAGCAATTTTACGGGTTCATGCTAAGAACATGCCACTCGCTGCAGACGTTGACTTAAAAGAGATTGCTCGGCAAACTCCCGGCTTCGTCGGAGCGGATTTGGCTAATTTACTGAATGAAGCAGCATTGTTAGCAGCACGCCGTAATGGTACAGAAATTACAGCGCAGGATCTTGACGAAGCTGAAGATCGAGTAATTGCCGGACCAGCAAAGAAGAACAGCATGATTTCTAAGAAAGAACGTGAACGCGTCGCTTTCCATGAAGCGGGTCACTCAATTTGTGGCTTGGTCTTAAGTGATTCACGGACTGTGCGTAAGGTTACAATTGTGCCGCATGGTCGGACAGGCGGTTATAACTTGATGTTGCCTAAGGATGACCAATTCTTGTTGACTAAGAAGCAATTAATGGAACAAATTGTCGGCTTAATGGGTGGTCGTGCTGGTGAAGAGGTCGTCGTTGGTGACCAGTCAACTGGTGCTTCAAATGACTTTGAGCAGGCAACGCAAATTGCTCACAGTATGGTGGTTAATTACGGAATGACTGATTCCTTGGGAATGGTTGAACTTGAAAAAGAAGGTCAAACTGATCCTTATGGCTTTAAGTCATACAGTGAGGCAACTTCTGCTAAGATTGATGAAGCTGTTAAGAAATTGCTTGATGAGGCGCATGCTAAAGCAGTTGAAATTGTCAAAAATAACCGGGAAAAACACCGTATTATTGCTGAAGCACTACTTAAGTATGAAACTTTGGATGAAAAGCAGATTATGTCATTGTACACAACGGGTAAAATGCCAGAAAAAATGCCAGAATATCCAAGTGAATCTAAAGCTTTAACTTACGAAGAAGCTAAGGCAGCTGCTGAAAAGAAGGAAAATCATCAGGCAATAACTGCTGATAGTGAAGAAAAGCAAGACGAAGATGCTAAGCATGCTCATGCTGAAGAAGAAGCGCAAACACCTATGAAGAAGAACGAAGAAGTTGAGGAGCATAATCCGGAAAATCCAGAGAAGACTCATGAGGCCGATTCAGATTCTGCAAATAAGGAAAATGATCATTCTTCAGATGATCAACAAGATTAA
- the tilS gene encoding tRNA lysidine(34) synthetase TilS: MALQNKTLVLATSGGPDSMALLDMLNNIQVKYNLRLVAAHLDHRLRSDSAQETTLITDYCQDKQIEIVNAVWPKQLHPEAGVEAAARAFRYDFLLQVMHQKQGDYLLTAHHCDDLLENILLKFIRSGNPSEMNSLQAVSHWADVTLLRPLISFSKADLLTYDQTRRIAFIEDKTNNEDDVLRNRLRHHVVPLLKEENSVLGLNALRFSKQMATLTDLAARTLTQLPQPQKVLGFAYQLQQSALNSLSESEQIYYWQNFIWQTWQVRTGANLAGFRLIKYQRYFYLMPQNLPPRPKAVLVKPNQVFVFGARRLLVTRQLLPGQQCLGKFQLAKTCELIAKSLPPGAKLLLKSGLHVKSKKEFAKSGIPAILRPYCLALYKHEEPVFVEQAYRNQRHNSNAEQYYIYIDNDKKF; encoded by the coding sequence TTGGCGCTGCAGAATAAGACGTTAGTATTAGCCACTAGTGGTGGTCCAGATTCGATGGCTTTGCTTGATATGCTTAATAATATTCAAGTAAAGTACAATTTACGGCTAGTTGCAGCACATTTGGATCATCGGTTACGGTCAGATTCAGCACAAGAAACGACGTTAATTACTGACTATTGTCAGGATAAGCAAATCGAAATTGTTAATGCCGTTTGGCCCAAACAGTTACATCCTGAAGCTGGGGTGGAAGCAGCAGCACGCGCTTTTCGCTATGACTTTTTATTGCAAGTAATGCATCAAAAACAGGGTGACTACTTACTGACGGCTCATCATTGTGATGACTTGCTTGAAAATATTTTGCTTAAGTTTATTCGCTCAGGCAATCCTAGTGAGATGAATAGTCTGCAGGCTGTGAGTCATTGGGCTGATGTTACTTTATTGCGTCCGTTGATCAGCTTTAGTAAGGCAGATCTGTTGACCTATGACCAGACGCGGCGAATTGCATTTATTGAAGATAAAACTAATAATGAAGATGATGTTCTGCGTAATCGCCTGCGACATCATGTTGTACCGTTATTAAAAGAAGAAAATTCAGTTTTAGGATTAAATGCTTTGCGGTTTAGTAAGCAAATGGCGACGCTAACAGATCTTGCTGCGCGCACTCTTACTCAGTTGCCGCAACCACAAAAAGTTTTAGGTTTTGCTTACCAATTACAGCAGTCGGCGCTTAACTCGCTTTCTGAAAGTGAGCAGATCTATTACTGGCAGAACTTTATTTGGCAAACTTGGCAGGTGCGGACGGGTGCAAACTTGGCGGGATTTAGACTAATCAAGTATCAACGTTACTTTTATCTAATGCCGCAGAATTTACCGCCAAGGCCGAAAGCAGTATTAGTTAAACCAAATCAAGTCTTTGTTTTTGGTGCTCGCCGGCTGCTGGTTACTAGGCAATTACTGCCGGGACAGCAATGTTTGGGGAAGTTTCAACTAGCAAAAACATGCGAATTAATTGCCAAGTCGTTACCACCGGGTGCAAAATTACTACTTAAAAGCGGTTTGCATGTTAAAAGTAAAAAAGAATTTGCTAAAAGTGGCATTCCCGCTATCTTGCGGCCGTATTGTTTGGCGCTTTATAAACATGAAGAGCCTGTTTTTGTTGAACAGGCTTACCGTAATCAACGCCATAATTCTAATGCCGAGCAATATTATATTTATATTGATAATGATAAGAAATTTTAA
- a CDS encoding S1 RNA-binding domain-containing protein — protein MKYQVGQRITGVINNITDLGIFVTLPGRRSGLVHHNDFGNNWERERHNYQRGQKLRVVVVHHFKGRIELSKMRVNDPTLIDPTNQFSSTKKENFLTVLTKTSELAQAEIKQLHHELTHYAD, from the coding sequence ATGAAATATCAAGTTGGACAGCGAATAACAGGTGTAATTAATAATATTACTGATCTAGGGATTTTTGTTACATTGCCAGGTAGAAGGTCGGGATTAGTTCACCATAACGATTTTGGCAATAATTGGGAACGTGAACGGCATAATTATCAGCGTGGTCAAAAGCTGCGGGTGGTAGTTGTGCATCATTTTAAAGGCCGCATTGAATTATCCAAAATGCGAGTTAATGATCCGACATTAATTGATCCAACTAATCAATTTTCGTCGACAAAGAAAGAGAATTTCTTAACGGTATTGACGAAGACATCTGAATTGGCACAAGCAGAAATTAAGCAGTTGCACCACGAATTGACTCACTATGCAGATTGA
- a CDS encoding septum formation initiator family protein, whose product MKGPRIYNSLSPEERMARLQRKQEKRIKEIHRVRRNRIIAVFAIIFIFLGVQIVITHAQTNRINEQVQTSKRSLSNINREKKSLTSKRDNLKDPDYVAKLVRFKFLYSKPNETIYNIPEEKDNN is encoded by the coding sequence ATGAAGGGACCACGTATTTATAATTCGCTTAGTCCAGAAGAGCGAATGGCACGTTTGCAACGCAAACAAGAAAAAAGAATTAAAGAGATTCACCGTGTGCGGCGGAACAGAATAATTGCTGTATTTGCAATTATTTTTATCTTTTTAGGTGTGCAAATTGTAATTACACACGCACAAACAAATCGGATTAATGAACAGGTACAAACTTCTAAGAGATCGCTTAGCAACATTAATCGAGAGAAAAAATCTTTAACTTCTAAACGGGATAATCTAAAGGATCCAGATTATGTGGCTAAGTTGGTTCGCTTCAAATTTTTATATTCTAAACCTAACGAAACAATTTATAATATTCCAGAAGAAAAAGATAATAATTAA
- a CDS encoding RNA-binding S4 domain-containing protein yields MRIDKFLKVSRLVKRRPIAKEMADQGRIKVNDRVVKSSYDVKIGDVIEVGYGSRQVKAKVCEIRETTKKAEASELYELID; encoded by the coding sequence ATGAGAATTGATAAATTTTTAAAAGTTTCCCGTTTAGTTAAAAGACGCCCGATTGCCAAAGAAATGGCTGATCAGGGTCGAATTAAGGTCAATGACCGTGTTGTTAAGTCCAGTTATGACGTCAAAATTGGCGATGTAATTGAGGTCGGTTATGGTTCAAGGCAGGTTAAGGCTAAGGTTTGTGAGATTCGGGAAACGACTAAAAAGGCCGAAGCAAGTGAATTATACGAATTAATTGATTAA